The following coding sequences are from one Dreissena polymorpha isolate Duluth1 chromosome 8, UMN_Dpol_1.0, whole genome shotgun sequence window:
- the LOC127842453 gene encoding guanine nucleotide-binding protein G(i) subunit alpha-3-like isoform X1, protein MASSQKEKVACPPEQSVAMETKRKGKLKRVTKALSLSAMGKISKDAMKRSQSIDNQIQQDQEQKKNELTLLLLGGAYSGKSTFVKQLRIHYGDGFPEEERLPYTNQVHETVSGAAIKIIEHMQSEHIRFESEELQNAAADFHQRNPVVNFNDMLTKSYTADDMQTARGANSLLAMACNELGKRFAYMNVKCGGLSKQDQDLLLEMWKDEGFQRGFKGLLTAKCSVRSIRPQELYFCSNISRMLAEDYVPSHQDILFIRRPTLGVIEHHFNVDDFIYRVIDVAGQKSQRKKWIHLFENVTVVLFFVSLSAFDENLEEDEALNTLQDSLQTFREVSHNHYLDKTDFLLFLNKFDLFAEKLRSTKFSAHIQDYDGDNTPEACIKYIREQFHQHRPCHKQVYTHVSCATDVVMMSDLLSKVLNIVAEINFRKTGGLF, encoded by the exons GCGCTGTCCCTCTCAGCGATGGGGAAGATCTCGAAGGACGCCATGAAGCGAAGTCAGAGCATCGACAATCAGATCCAGCAAGACCAAGAACAGAAAAAGAACGAGCTGACGCTACTGTTACTAG GCGGTGCCTATTCCGGAAAGAGCACGTTTGTGAAGCAGCTCCGTATCCATTACGGCGACGGTTTCCCGGAAGAGGAACGCCTCCCGTACACAAATCAAGTCCACGAGACCGTCTCAGGGGCAgccatcaaaatcattgaacaTATGCAATCCGAACATATTCGTTTTGAGTCTGAGGAACTGCAA AATGCCGCCGCAGATTTTCACCAGCGGAATCCGGTCGTAAATTTCAACGACATGCTCACCAAATCCTACACAGCGGACGATATGCAAACTGCCAGGGGAGCAAACTCCTTACTCGCGATGGCTTGTAACGAATTGGGCAAGAGATTTGCCTACATGAATGTCAAGTGCGGAGGGCTGTCAAAACAGGATCAGGACTTGTTGTTGGAAATGTGGAAAGATGAAGGATTCCAGAGGGGCTTCAAAGGTCTATTGACAGCGAAATGTTCCGTCCGATCGATTCGGCCACAGGAATTATA CTTTTGCAGCAACATATCTCGTATGCTTGCGGAGGACTATGTTCCGAGTCATCAGGACATTCTGTTTATCCGCCGTCCCACCTTAGGCGTGATTGAACATCATTTTAATGTGGACGACTTCATATACAG GGTGATAGACGTGGCAGGCCAGAAGAGCCAAAGGAAGAAATGGATTCACCTCTTCGAGAACGTCACAGTCGTTTTGTTCTTTGTGTCGCTGAGCGCTTTCGATGAAAATCTAGAGGAAGACGAAGCACTT AACACACTGCAAGACAGCCTACAGACGTTCCGTGAAGTTTCCCACAATCACTATCTGGATAAGACAGATTTCCTTCTATTCCTGAACAAATTCGACCTGTTTGCCGAGAAACTACGGTCCACAAAGTTCAGTGCACACATCCAGGATTACGACG GTGATAACACCCCGGAAGCATGCATCAAGTATATCCGGGAGCAGTTCCACCAACATCGGCCGTGCCACAAGCAGGTGTACACTCACGTCTCGTGTGCCACAGATGTAGTCATGATGAGTGACCTACTTTCCAAGGTGCTCAACATTGTCGCCGAAATAAACTTTAGAAAAACTGGTGGATTGTTTTAA
- the LOC127842453 gene encoding guanine nucleotide-binding protein G(i) subunit alpha-3-like isoform X2 produces the protein MRTALSLSAMGKISKDAMKRSQSIDNQIQQDQEQKKNELTLLLLGGAYSGKSTFVKQLRIHYGDGFPEEERLPYTNQVHETVSGAAIKIIEHMQSEHIRFESEELQNAAADFHQRNPVVNFNDMLTKSYTADDMQTARGANSLLAMACNELGKRFAYMNVKCGGLSKQDQDLLLEMWKDEGFQRGFKGLLTAKCSVRSIRPQELYFCSNISRMLAEDYVPSHQDILFIRRPTLGVIEHHFNVDDFIYRVIDVAGQKSQRKKWIHLFENVTVVLFFVSLSAFDENLEEDEALNTLQDSLQTFREVSHNHYLDKTDFLLFLNKFDLFAEKLRSTKFSAHIQDYDGDNTPEACIKYIREQFHQHRPCHKQVYTHVSCATDVVMMSDLLSKVLNIVAEINFRKTGGLF, from the exons GCGCTGTCCCTCTCAGCGATGGGGAAGATCTCGAAGGACGCCATGAAGCGAAGTCAGAGCATCGACAATCAGATCCAGCAAGACCAAGAACAGAAAAAGAACGAGCTGACGCTACTGTTACTAG GCGGTGCCTATTCCGGAAAGAGCACGTTTGTGAAGCAGCTCCGTATCCATTACGGCGACGGTTTCCCGGAAGAGGAACGCCTCCCGTACACAAATCAAGTCCACGAGACCGTCTCAGGGGCAgccatcaaaatcattgaacaTATGCAATCCGAACATATTCGTTTTGAGTCTGAGGAACTGCAA AATGCCGCCGCAGATTTTCACCAGCGGAATCCGGTCGTAAATTTCAACGACATGCTCACCAAATCCTACACAGCGGACGATATGCAAACTGCCAGGGGAGCAAACTCCTTACTCGCGATGGCTTGTAACGAATTGGGCAAGAGATTTGCCTACATGAATGTCAAGTGCGGAGGGCTGTCAAAACAGGATCAGGACTTGTTGTTGGAAATGTGGAAAGATGAAGGATTCCAGAGGGGCTTCAAAGGTCTATTGACAGCGAAATGTTCCGTCCGATCGATTCGGCCACAGGAATTATA CTTTTGCAGCAACATATCTCGTATGCTTGCGGAGGACTATGTTCCGAGTCATCAGGACATTCTGTTTATCCGCCGTCCCACCTTAGGCGTGATTGAACATCATTTTAATGTGGACGACTTCATATACAG GGTGATAGACGTGGCAGGCCAGAAGAGCCAAAGGAAGAAATGGATTCACCTCTTCGAGAACGTCACAGTCGTTTTGTTCTTTGTGTCGCTGAGCGCTTTCGATGAAAATCTAGAGGAAGACGAAGCACTT AACACACTGCAAGACAGCCTACAGACGTTCCGTGAAGTTTCCCACAATCACTATCTGGATAAGACAGATTTCCTTCTATTCCTGAACAAATTCGACCTGTTTGCCGAGAAACTACGGTCCACAAAGTTCAGTGCACACATCCAGGATTACGACG GTGATAACACCCCGGAAGCATGCATCAAGTATATCCGGGAGCAGTTCCACCAACATCGGCCGTGCCACAAGCAGGTGTACACTCACGTCTCGTGTGCCACAGATGTAGTCATGATGAGTGACCTACTTTCCAAGGTGCTCAACATTGTCGCCGAAATAAACTTTAGAAAAACTGGTGGATTGTTTTAA